The following proteins are co-located in the Melanotaenia boesemani isolate fMelBoe1 chromosome 5, fMelBoe1.pri, whole genome shotgun sequence genome:
- the LOC121640506 gene encoding low affinity immunoglobulin gamma Fc region receptor III-like isoform X2, producing the protein MEGASLLWRLWATWLLCCRMNQADVTVSPNRSQLFTGESASLSCEESDSSAGWTLRRNTTRDTRIQCESWGRPAGSSCTIKHVVQLDAGVYWCESREGATSNSITLTVTGGSVILQSPVLPVMEGDDLTLSCQSRPPSNLPAAFYKDGSLIRTESTGHMTLHHVTRSDEGLYRCSISSHGESPPSWISVTAPPTASAYIHLFFHLLMFCLYIISTILLMSSHRHGATGPR; encoded by the exons CTGATGTGACGGTGAGTCCCAACAGATCTCAGCTGTTTACTGGAGAATCTGCATCTCTGAGCTGTGAAGAGAGCGACAGCTCTGCTGGATGGACCCTGAGGAGAAACACGACCAGAGACACCAGGATCCAGTGTGAGTCCTGGGGAAGACCTGCTGGTTCCTCCTGTACCATCAAACACGTGGTCCAGTTGGACGCTGGAGTTTACTGGTGTGAGTCCAGAGAGGGAGCAACCAGTAACAGCATCACCCTCACTGTCACTG gtggatcagtgatcctgcagagtcctgtcctccctgtgatggagggagatgACCTCACTCTGAGCTGTCAATCAAGGCCTCCCTCCAACCTCCCAGCTGCTTTCTATAAAGATGGCTCCCTCATCAGGACTGAGTctacaggtcacatgaccctccACCATGTTACcaggtctgatgaaggtctCTACAGGTGTAGCATCAGCAGTCATGGAGAGTCTCCACCCAGCTGGATCTCTGTCACAG CTCCGCCCACTGCCTCAGCCTACATTCACCTTTTCTTCCATCTGCTGATGTTCTGTCTGTACATCATCTCCACCATCCTCTTGATGTCTTCACATAGACACGGAGCAACAG GTCCTCGCTGA
- the LOC121640506 gene encoding low affinity immunoglobulin gamma Fc region receptor III-like isoform X1, whose product MEGASLLWRLWATWLLCCRMNQADVTVSPNRSQLFTGESASLSCEESDSSAGWTLRRNTTRDTRIQCESWGRPAGSSCTIKHVVQLDAGVYWCESREGATSNSITLTVTGGSVILQSPVLPVMEGDDLTLSCQSRPPSNLPAAFYKDGSLIRTESTGHMTLHHVTRSDEGLYRCSISSHGESPPSWISVTAPPTASAYIHLFFHLLMFCLYIISTILLMSSHRHGATAGPR is encoded by the exons CTGATGTGACGGTGAGTCCCAACAGATCTCAGCTGTTTACTGGAGAATCTGCATCTCTGAGCTGTGAAGAGAGCGACAGCTCTGCTGGATGGACCCTGAGGAGAAACACGACCAGAGACACCAGGATCCAGTGTGAGTCCTGGGGAAGACCTGCTGGTTCCTCCTGTACCATCAAACACGTGGTCCAGTTGGACGCTGGAGTTTACTGGTGTGAGTCCAGAGAGGGAGCAACCAGTAACAGCATCACCCTCACTGTCACTG gtggatcagtgatcctgcagagtcctgtcctccctgtgatggagggagatgACCTCACTCTGAGCTGTCAATCAAGGCCTCCCTCCAACCTCCCAGCTGCTTTCTATAAAGATGGCTCCCTCATCAGGACTGAGTctacaggtcacatgaccctccACCATGTTACcaggtctgatgaaggtctCTACAGGTGTAGCATCAGCAGTCATGGAGAGTCTCCACCCAGCTGGATCTCTGTCACAG CTCCGCCCACTGCCTCAGCCTACATTCACCTTTTCTTCCATCTGCTGATGTTCTGTCTGTACATCATCTCCACCATCCTCTTGATGTCTTCACATAGACACGGAGCAACAG CAGGTCCTCGCTGA